One genomic window of Scatophagus argus isolate fScaArg1 chromosome 16, fScaArg1.pri, whole genome shotgun sequence includes the following:
- the LOC124074001 gene encoding ornithine decarboxylase-like isoform X2 has translation MEKHMGCAPITANQSFMHGLAPKNCGIDILNNGRTISDFIDNKIKELGSKDSEEPFFVANLDSLLQRHLRWINNLPRVKPFYAVKCNNMPAFLRMLSALGTGFDCASKSEIQLALSLGVTPDKIIYAHTTKPLSHIKYACTHGVNMMTFDSEDELLKISRCHAKAKLVLRIAVDDSKSIVRLSSKFGARLETVDKLLERAGELALEVIGVSFHVGSGCIGSLAFKQAIADARHVFDKADLLGFQMSLLDIGGGFPGRDNFETKFEEFAEVINGALDEHFPPDSGVQVIAEPGRYYVESAFTLAANVIAKKVVKKDKDEHSDGEGSPDTVMMYYLNDGVYGSLSCLINDPTHTEVEPYLHRAVESSEQRYRSIIWGPTCHSGDKVTDNYWIPELQMGDWLLFDNMGAYSVSFCTDFNGFGRAHIYPVVTAETWHTLNLSHTYDMIVS, from the exons ATGGAGAAGCATATGGGCTGCG CACCAATAACTGCAAATCAATCATTCATGCATGGTTTGGCCCCTAAGAATTGTGgcattgacattttaaataatggAAGGACAATCAGCGATTTCAtagacaacaaaataaaagagctTGGCTCAAAG gaCAGTGAAGAGCCATTCTTTGTAGCAAACCTCGATAGTCTGCTTCAGAGGCACCTCAGGTGGATCAATAACTTACCTCGAGTCAAGCCTTTCTATGCAGTCAAATGCAACAACATGCCAGCATTTTTGAGGATGCTGAGTGCTTTGGGAACAGGCTTTGACTGTGCCAGCAAG AGTGAGATTCAGCTGGCCCTGTCCCTCGGCGTGACACCTGATAAAATCATTTACGCACATACAACCAAACCGCTGTCACACATCAAATATGCCTGCACTCACGGAGTAAATATGATGACTTTTGACAGTGAGGACGAACTTCTAAAAATTTCTCGTTGTCACGCCAAAGCCAA ACTGGTGCTCCGCATTGCAGTGGATGATTCAAAATCCATAGTAAGACTCAGCTCAAAGTTTGGAGCCAGACTGGAGACAGTTGATAAGCTACTGGAACGTGCTGGAGAGCTGGCCTTAGAAGTCATTGGGGTCAGCTTTCATGTAGGAAGCGGGTGCATCGGAAGTTTGGCATTCAAGCAGGCCATAGCAGATGCCCGACATGTCTTTGACAAAGCG GATTTGCTGGGCTTCCAGATGAGTCTCTTGGACATTGGTGGAGGGTTCCCTGGGAGAGACAACTTTGAAACTAAATTTGAGGag TTTGCAGAAGTCATTAATGGAGCACTCGATGAACATTTCCCACCTGACAGTGGGGTGCAGGTTATTGCAGAACCAGGCCGATACTACGTGGAATCCGCGTTCACACTGGCAGCCAACGTCATTGCCAAAAAAGTCGTCAAGAAAGATAAGGATGAACATAGCG ATGGTGAGGGCAGCCCTGACACAGTGATGATGTACTACCTTAATGATGGAGTGTATGGTTCCCTAAGCTGCCTAATCAATGATCCTACCCACACTGAGGTTGAACCCTACCTTCACAGA GCTGTAGAGAGCAGTGAACAGAGATACCGGTCTATCATCTGGGGTCCAACCTGCCACAGCGGGGACAAAGTAACAGACAACTACTGGATCCCTGAGCTGCAAATGGGGGACTGGCTTCTCTTCGACAATATGGGTGCTTACTCTGTTAGTTTCTGCACAGACTTCAACGGATTTGGAAGAGCACACATTTACCCTGTTGTGACAGCTGAGACATGGCACACCTTAAACCTGTCTCACACCTACGATATGATCGTTTCATAA
- the LOC124074001 gene encoding ornithine decarboxylase-like isoform X1 — protein sequence MLLSFTLSSLVAPITANQSFMHGLAPKNCGIDILNNGRTISDFIDNKIKELGSKDSEEPFFVANLDSLLQRHLRWINNLPRVKPFYAVKCNNMPAFLRMLSALGTGFDCASKSEIQLALSLGVTPDKIIYAHTTKPLSHIKYACTHGVNMMTFDSEDELLKISRCHAKAKLVLRIAVDDSKSIVRLSSKFGARLETVDKLLERAGELALEVIGVSFHVGSGCIGSLAFKQAIADARHVFDKADLLGFQMSLLDIGGGFPGRDNFETKFEEFAEVINGALDEHFPPDSGVQVIAEPGRYYVESAFTLAANVIAKKVVKKDKDEHSDGEGSPDTVMMYYLNDGVYGSLSCLINDPTHTEVEPYLHRAVESSEQRYRSIIWGPTCHSGDKVTDNYWIPELQMGDWLLFDNMGAYSVSFCTDFNGFGRAHIYPVVTAETWHTLNLSHTYDMIVS from the exons atgcttttgtcttttactCTGTCATCCCTTGTAGCACCAATAACTGCAAATCAATCATTCATGCATGGTTTGGCCCCTAAGAATTGTGgcattgacattttaaataatggAAGGACAATCAGCGATTTCAtagacaacaaaataaaagagctTGGCTCAAAG gaCAGTGAAGAGCCATTCTTTGTAGCAAACCTCGATAGTCTGCTTCAGAGGCACCTCAGGTGGATCAATAACTTACCTCGAGTCAAGCCTTTCTATGCAGTCAAATGCAACAACATGCCAGCATTTTTGAGGATGCTGAGTGCTTTGGGAACAGGCTTTGACTGTGCCAGCAAG AGTGAGATTCAGCTGGCCCTGTCCCTCGGCGTGACACCTGATAAAATCATTTACGCACATACAACCAAACCGCTGTCACACATCAAATATGCCTGCACTCACGGAGTAAATATGATGACTTTTGACAGTGAGGACGAACTTCTAAAAATTTCTCGTTGTCACGCCAAAGCCAA ACTGGTGCTCCGCATTGCAGTGGATGATTCAAAATCCATAGTAAGACTCAGCTCAAAGTTTGGAGCCAGACTGGAGACAGTTGATAAGCTACTGGAACGTGCTGGAGAGCTGGCCTTAGAAGTCATTGGGGTCAGCTTTCATGTAGGAAGCGGGTGCATCGGAAGTTTGGCATTCAAGCAGGCCATAGCAGATGCCCGACATGTCTTTGACAAAGCG GATTTGCTGGGCTTCCAGATGAGTCTCTTGGACATTGGTGGAGGGTTCCCTGGGAGAGACAACTTTGAAACTAAATTTGAGGag TTTGCAGAAGTCATTAATGGAGCACTCGATGAACATTTCCCACCTGACAGTGGGGTGCAGGTTATTGCAGAACCAGGCCGATACTACGTGGAATCCGCGTTCACACTGGCAGCCAACGTCATTGCCAAAAAAGTCGTCAAGAAAGATAAGGATGAACATAGCG ATGGTGAGGGCAGCCCTGACACAGTGATGATGTACTACCTTAATGATGGAGTGTATGGTTCCCTAAGCTGCCTAATCAATGATCCTACCCACACTGAGGTTGAACCCTACCTTCACAGA GCTGTAGAGAGCAGTGAACAGAGATACCGGTCTATCATCTGGGGTCCAACCTGCCACAGCGGGGACAAAGTAACAGACAACTACTGGATCCCTGAGCTGCAAATGGGGGACTGGCTTCTCTTCGACAATATGGGTGCTTACTCTGTTAGTTTCTGCACAGACTTCAACGGATTTGGAAGAGCACACATTTACCCTGTTGTGACAGCTGAGACATGGCACACCTTAAACCTGTCTCACACCTACGATATGATCGTTTCATAA